tttttaatcaaacactacacacacacacacacactgttttttatttatttcaaaaactatatatttttttgttttttttggtataaaatatagatttttttgttaagtggACTTTTTCTAGCCTTTGTGCCTCCTCAATTGAGCCCTAGCCCAATTCAATTCAAtccattcatatttttatacaagAAATTCAAGCCCAACACTATAAAAGTACTAACACGTTTCTAATCCAACggcaaaaaaccaaattaattaggGCTTGACCATCCAACGGCCTAAAATATCTCCACTCTACCTCAATAAAACCACAAACCCTAACAATTCCTTTCTCCTCTTTCTCTCCTGCTTCTGCACCTCCACTTCCACATTCTTCCATAGCAggagaaaacaagaaaacccCACAAACCCTAAAGCCCCCTTCtagaggaaaagaaaggaagacaTGCCTTCTTTATCTCTTACTAGCAACAACAGCTCCGTGGATcccaagaaagaaaagaagatgaagaagaaaatagtcCTTGAGACCCAAGAAAATGATCCTTTGATGGTTTCTAGCAAGAAAgacaagaagaaagagaagagaaaagctGTAGAATTTGATGATGACGATGAGGAGCGGAGTGAAACCAGCTCAGAGCTTGGTGAGCCTgtgaatttgaagaagaaaagcaagaaagcTAAGGTTGTTGAAGGGGAGGAAGATGGAGAGGAGGTTAAAGCTGAGGATCCTAATGCAGTTACGAGGTTTAGGATATCTGAGCCGTTGAGGGAGGCGTTGAAGAAGAGAGGGATTGAGGCTTTGTTTCCTATTCAAGCTAGGACTTTTGAGGATATTCTTAATGGGTGTGATTTGGTTGGCCGAGCAAGGACCGGACAGGTTTggttttctgtgtttgtttatGAATGAATTTGTTGGAAAATTTGATTTGTTCTTTTGTCTGTGCTTAATGAGATGTTATGTTGCAATTACTCACAAATTGTGAAGCCTGATTTTCTGTGTCACACAGTTAAAACAGCTAGTTATGTTATGATTATTTAGAGTTAGTCAAGTATGATTGCAAATTGCATTTCATGGAATTAGTGGTTGATCATGGGCGaatttgtaaaaagaaaaattataaaatcttgtATAATTAAGGGTTCGTGCGTTCAAAGGGAGCACAAACTGGTCATATAAGTTTTTTGGGTTGTGTTTCAATGATTTGTAGTGGTCATTGTAGCTAAAGATTGAGTTctgtaataaaatttaaagagtttATGCACTTGAGAGCTTGTGTCCTATAATTATGGAAGGACAGGGTTAACATGATATCTGGGGTTTTTAATGGCTCAGTTGTTTTGTGAAGGGATTTGAATTATTTGTTGAATGGGGGAAATAGCTACATATGAAATGGTTTGAAAATGAGTGTTTGTTAGCCTAACTAGATATTTCTGGTGCATGTGATTTTGTGTTTCTTAAGCATAATTATGTGCTCCATGTCAATTAGGAAATGCTTTTTGATAATTTAGAAACGGTCACTGACATGCTACAATTATGCAGGGTAAAACATTGGCTTTTGTTTTGCCAATTTTGGAGTCACTAGTAAATGGGCCTGCAAAAGCATCAAGGAAGACAGGCTATGGAAGGCCACCAAGTGTTTTGGTTCTCTTACCAACCAGGGAACTGGCCACTCAGGTATAATACAACATGGAGGATACATCTATGGATGCTGACTTTTGACATGGCTCTTTTATATTCAGTCATGTGTGTACTTTTCAGGTGTTTGATGATTTCAAAGTTTATGGTGGAGCAGTGGGCTTGAATTCTTGCTGTGTATATGGAGGAGCTTCATACCAGCCTCAAGAATTAGCCTTGAAGAGAGGGGTGGATATAGTTGTGGGAACACCTGGCCGCATAAAGGTGTCATTTTTTTCGgaacattattttgatgttttgatagtGGTAGAATGGTACATATATTTGAATATTCTTGgcttttaacattttttctaTTCCATTAAACTTGGCATAGGATCACATAGAGAAGGGCAACATTGACTTAAGCTTATTAAAGTTTCGGGTCCTTGATGAGTCTGATGAAATGCTGAGGATGGGTTTTGTTGAAGATGTTGAACTTATTCTAGGTATGTATCTGCAAGTTGGAGACttgaaacattttattttcacgATAAGGATGCTTGGAATCATGACTTGAAGTTCAACTATTGATTCTGTAACCTCTATTATGTCAATGTCTATAATCCGGATTTCTAAGTCCTTGTTTCCAGGTGTTAGTAGATGTTGGTAGCTAAACATGTTTGATGTTGCTAGTCagataacttaaatttaaatcctaaaaactttttattggAATGTATTAGACTATGTTATAGATGCTTGTCTCTGAACACATTCTGATTGTTGCTAGTCACCAAACTCTTCTGTTGTTGCTTAACTGATGCTAGATGTTaagttattgttttatttacaagTGCATAGCATTTTGCAGGAAAGGTAGAGGATGTAAGAAAAGTTCAAACACTTCTATTCAGTGCCACCTTGCCAGATTGGGTGAAAAATGTATGCTCCTTACTCTATGAATTAGTGATTTAAATTTGCTGTGTTATCACTAATCTTTGCTTTACATTGCCAGATTTCTTCTAGGTTTCTCAAGCCAACTAAGAAAACTATTGATCTTGTTGGTAATGAGAAAATGAAAGCCAGCACCAATGTAAGGCATATTGTACTTCCCTGTTCTACTGCTGCCATGCCTCAGGTTATTCCTGATGTCATAAGTTGTTATGGCAGGTTAGTTTTTACTTCAGCTTTTtgtttatagtgatttttttggaatatgtttttcacttgcttttttttttattcagcgGAGGCCGTACAATTATTTTCACAGAGAAAAGGGAATCTGCAAATGAACTTGCTGGATTATTGCCTGGAGCACGGGCTTTACATGGGGAAATACAGCAGTCTAAACGTGAGGTGAACTTTTGCATACTCATGATTCCTTCTATTGTTTTGACGTTTGTCTATGAGCAGAATGtctcaattgtttttgtttttgggttccTTAATTGTTTCGGAAGTTCTCTGGGGCCATGTTTTGTAAGTAAATATTTTAGCTTGGGGATGGGCTTAAATATGATTTCAGAACTCAGAAGATGATATCTCATCTCTCTTACCCTCCCTTTCAGTAGTTCCCTTGCTTTCTAAGATATTTGGTGAAACTGTTGGCGTATAGTCTTGGCAGATGATATTTGGTGGCATACAGAAAGTCTTGTGAAAAGAAAGCAACCTAATTTCCATATTTTTGCATTGACAGCCAAGAGGAAAACTTCATTTAACCTTGTGTGGAGACTATGCAGCTTAAAAAAGAAGACACCTACCTACTCTGttaatctctttctttcttctaatATATGATATCTGCAGGTGACCCTTTCTGGGTTCAGGTCTGGCAAATTCCTGACCTTGGTGGCTACAAATGTGGCTGCAAGGGGATTGGATATCAATGATGTGCAGTTAATCATCCAGGTGTGTGTCCGTTTCTGAGTTCTCATGTTTTCTGGTGCatgttatgaaattaaatttttttttttgtcaaataacattatttttgctttttagtgtgaacCTCCAAATGATGTAGAAGCTTATATTCATCGGTCTGGACGTACTGGACGAGCAGGTAAATATGCGTATTTATGACTACTATCTTTTGAATGTCTGAGTGATGTTGATGCTTAGAGTTAACACTATTTTATAGGCAATAGTGGTGTTGCTGTGATGCTCTATGATCCAAGAAGGTCAAATATATCTAAGATTCAAAGAGAATCAGGTGTCAAATTTGAGCATATAACTGCTCCCCGGGCTGAGGATATTGCCAAAGCAGCTGGCGTGGGAGCTGCAGAAACAATAACTCAGGTTTCTGACAGGTATACTTCTATGATGGTGTTCATGTACTTTAAACACTTTTAGCTTCAGATATTAACATGCAGCAAATATTGCAGTGTAATTCCAGCTTTCAAATCTGCAGCAGAGAATCTGTTGAGCACCTCAGGTTTGTCAGCTGTAGAACTACTTGCAAAAGCACTTGCCAAGGCTACTGTAAGTTATGTTTGttgatgcttttttttcaaatagacGTTGATATTTGAACTCTTGACTTAGCACCTTGAACTGAAAACATGCAAATGCAGGGTTATACTGAGATCAAGAGTAGGTCACTGCTAACATCCATGGACAACCATGTCACTTTACTTCTTGAATCTGGCAAACCCATTTACACTCCATCGTAAGTCCTAAAAGCTTCATACTCTTGTTCTCTGTTTCTTAAATTCAACCCTAAAGagttttttatccaataaaattgaaatagaatAGCTGAGAGATTTTGATCATCTTTTAGAAAGGCTGTGACCCAATTGACATTGAGTCATTGTCAGCTAGCAGGACTTCAATGGACCTCAATGCATGTGTTGATGCCTGTTTTATTCTTGGTCTGTGTTTGAGATTAGAGAGAGGAAAATGGAGTTCCACCTACTTTAGGGTGGTAGCCCTATGATCTGACATTTGTAGTCCAAGGACAAAAACTCTGAATTTGAATAAAGCTTATAAAATTGCACATATACGCTGAAGGAATACAGGTTTTGGAAGCTAACTACTGGTAACAGGTTGATGGGTTGCTTATAATACAATAATTGTACAATCATCATGAGTGGGGTTCTCATGTATAGGTGTTGTAAAAGTgaaggttttcttttcttgaactttttgttgttttttctttatgacTTGACTAATTATGGAAAGGTGAGTACTTGGTGAAGAGTCCAGAATATCTCTATGAAATACTGAGTAGTTTCCATGAAATTCAGTTAATTGAATTTCTTCTTATCTCAATTACCTCTCTCTTTTGAAGCTGTTATCTAAATTGGCAGCTCTTGCCCATTTCTTGAATTTTCCCAGATTCGCTTTTAGTGTCATGAGGAGAATCTTGCCTGAGGATAAGGTTGAGTCAGTGACGGGCATGAGCCTCACAGCTGATGGAAATGGTGCAGTTTTTGATGTGAAGAAAGAAGACGTTGATACTTTCCTAGCTGGTAATGTTAGTTATTGGTTCTTAGCTGGTTAATCATATGAAATTGGCTTCTTTTCAGCCTtcactttgatttgtttttatcttttgtttgcAATACCTTGAGCTGTGATGCTCGTTCTCAttattcttctcttcctctgcCACTGCAGCTCAGGAAAATGCTGCTGGTGTGAACATAGAGGTGGTTAAAGCATTGCCTTCTCTGCAAGAAAGAGACCGGCCAAGGGGTAgatttggtggtggtggtggtggtggtcgtGGTAGAGGTGGTTTTGGTGATAGGAGTGGTGGTAATAGGTTCTCAGGGGGAAGAGGTGGCAGGGGTGGTGGGTTCTCAGATAGAAGAAATGGCTCTGGTGGCTTTAAAGGTCGCAACAATGGGAACAAGTGGTGAGTTTTTGTCAATTTGCCCCAGAAGTCCATGGACATAGCAATCCTTACAGTTGTTACAGGCTGAAGAGTTTTCTGACAAcgaagaaaatttgaaaacgCAACTGGCTTTCCTGGGGAATTTACAATCTATGTTGGCTAGATATAGATTTTTCCTGCAAGTGTATTATCCTaggcttgataaaaaaaaatatgccatatttatttcatttcgaGGGGATTTTTGCTGTGTTCCCCATGTTTGAATTTCAATGAAAATCTAAGATCAGGTGACAAGatttctaatattatttgattattgaaCAGTCCAAATCTATGAAATAACTTTTATGAATCacagaatatattttattctcttaGTAGCCCCTTTTGCGCTTTCAATCTTTTTCACAATGTTCTTGATATTATGTTGCTATTGAGGTTCAGGTGAAATATAATCTGTCAGCTGCTTTGTTCGATACATCTTACGAGTCATGCTTGCATCAAATTCCATACAAGTAGAGATGAGTTTATTTTTGAGTGAGGGTAAATTATAACTGTtctttttagacttaattaatcCTTGTAGTGGTAGAAACtgtatatttaatttgtatatttttaaatttatttataattttttttctgttaatttcctttcttaaaaaaatagaatgacgGAAACAGAAATTAGATGAAGTATGGAAATTTGGGTATGAAAGAATGTGTTTTtggaaaagaatttaaattagaAGATGGTCACCATCACTTGGATGAATTTGGGCATTATTGTGCTTAAACTCCTCTCTAAATGAGTATATAAaccaaaatttatcattttatgaaCTCTCATCCATGAAATTCATATGGTGTAACTTAACTTCaccctaaaaataatatagatggGTAACTTTTAtggttatgattttaaaaaagattattttataaaaatatttttaattgaggttgattTGTTAAATATCTAgtctgtttaaaaatataattataattgttttttaaagtaattttcactcagaaaaatataaaaataatatttttttattttaaaaaaatatttttgatatcagagtataaaaataatttaaaaacactaaaaaaatataaatttaaaataaagaaattttttttcttgaaattacttttcaaatgtAAAACAAAACAGATTAAGCCTCAATTAATCAGGTTGTGTTAACCTGATCCTGTTAATTTCACTAAATGCTAGCAAGTTAATTCAATGATgctcatttaattaaaaaattgatccgATAATCCATAACTCGAGTTAGTTTCTCGAAATGAATTCTCTCATAACAAGTATAGCATAGTTGTTAAAATTGGTTTTATTCGACTGGTTAATCCGAGAAATTTGTAACCTCACATAGACTGAGTTTTAtaatgaatatataatttaattttacctcAAAATAACACTTACATTTCCTCATATTTCAAAAGTTCTCTCAACTCAGCCTCCCTGAACATGTATTCATCTAAACTGTATCTTCTTTTTGGTGATTAGAGATGCCGTTTTGTAGGTGACATGTACATCCTTTCCCGATGAAGTAATTCTAATATAAGGCCTAAATTAAGAAACCAAAACTTTTA
The genomic region above belongs to Populus alba chromosome 12, ASM523922v2, whole genome shotgun sequence and contains:
- the LOC118060683 gene encoding DEAD-box ATP-dependent RNA helicase 7 is translated as MPSLSLTSNNSSVDPKKEKKMKKKIVLETQENDPLMVSSKKDKKKEKRKAVEFDDDDEERSETSSELGEPVNLKKKSKKAKVVEGEEDGEEVKAEDPNAVTRFRISEPLREALKKRGIEALFPIQARTFEDILNGCDLVGRARTGQGKTLAFVLPILESLVNGPAKASRKTGYGRPPSVLVLLPTRELATQVFDDFKVYGGAVGLNSCCVYGGASYQPQELALKRGVDIVVGTPGRIKDHIEKGNIDLSLLKFRVLDESDEMLRMGFVEDVELILGKVEDVRKVQTLLFSATLPDWVKNISSRFLKPTKKTIDLVGNEKMKASTNVRHIVLPCSTAAMPQVIPDVISCYGSGGRTIIFTEKRESANELAGLLPGARALHGEIQQSKREVTLSGFRSGKFLTLVATNVAARGLDINDVQLIIQCEPPNDVEAYIHRSGRTGRAGNSGVAVMLYDPRRSNISKIQRESGVKFEHITAPRAEDIAKAAGVGAAETITQVSDSVIPAFKSAAENLLSTSGLSAVELLAKALAKATGYTEIKSRSLLTSMDNHVTLLLESGKPIYTPSFAFSVMRRILPEDKVESVTGMSLTADGNGAVFDVKKEDVDTFLAAQENAAGVNIEVVKALPSLQERDRPRGRFGGGGGGGRGRGGFGDRSGGNRFSGGRGGRGGGFSDRRNGSGGFKGRNNGNKW